The following nucleotide sequence is from Pseudoliparis swirei isolate HS2019 ecotype Mariana Trench chromosome 7, NWPU_hadal_v1, whole genome shotgun sequence.
caggatttaatccaatccaggatgattaatcctggtggatcattttgaaataccggcccctggAGACCCGGAATGCTTTGAACGCTATACACACCAATGGTTGTCAAGTTTTTTTGGGAGCGTGTCCTTTGCCTCcgctctttttttgggggcgtGTCCGTCACTTGTGTGTTCAGCGTCTTCAAACTTTTTGGGGGCATCTATCCAAACCGGTATTTAGGCCAGTATTTGACAGGCGTACGTCTCGGCCCCGTTCCCGCACAGACGGCCTTGACAACCAGAGGTACCGGAGGTTTGACCACCGGAGGCTTGGCCACTGGAGGTACCGGATGTTTGGGTACCTGAGGTTTGACCATCTGAGGTTTGGCCACCGGAGGTTTGACCACCGGAGGTTTGGGCGCCGGAAGTTTGACCACCAGAGGTTTGGGGTTCGGGGTCTTCCACCTCTCTTTGCTGCGGCCCGTGATGGTGAAGCCTCGCTCGCCGTCATCCTGAAGAATGAGCCTCGGCAGGAAGTGCGTGGCCACATGCTGCGGTTTGACCCGCGGGCTGGAGCCCATTTTGGCTTTGCCACGCTTGTTGAGGGCCACAAACCAGTCGCGGCCGGTCCGGTGGTTCCGGTGGACCACCGAGGCGTACGTATTGTAGCTGTTCTCCTGGAAGCGTTCCCGGAACCGGCAGTCGTCGGAGAACCGATCCTGAAGGAAGAAAGAATGTAGACTTTAATCATTATCACGTGGgatataacttttttataaatcTCATCTCATAGACAATGAGTCTCATTAAAGATTACAACAAAAGaatagcaatatatatataaaaatgtatacagtatatcatgacattttatatttatataaatatatatattcaaaacatatatattttttatttttttatatatatatatatatatatatattgatatatatatatatattggttcaAAATGGCAACATAGTTGAAAAATAGAattataattaaagctgcaagcagcgatgaacgggtcctcgttcctgcttcgcacgtcgggggtgcgggccggacgccggccccctccgCCGAGAACACATGCCCGCCGTTCGGACGTTTTATCgttcgtcacgcgacactgattttactttgcaagtgggtggcgctttgactctgagtgaaaaaaggcttgttgatatccttagcagggtttttcctgcatagagaaaatgtgggcgcgcgcctaagccgttttcccgaacgcctatgacaaatcccgagcgcttaagggctcgatcacaccagacgcgcctctcaaaaaacgcgtagcccgcaaaaccattgattccctatggtacggcgcgactttcagacgcgccttttaaatgccacgcGGCGCAGGTTTTTTGCGTTTTTCAGGGgtggttaaaagttaaaatattctcaactttaagcgcgaggtgCGGAGGCTCACAGCTCATCaacgtcacactcggccaatgcagccaatcgaatcaagcaggaggctttccttcctgttttccggaggagaacctcatattatatattatatta
It contains:
- the fgf5 gene encoding fibroblast growth factor 5, with the protein product MHVLLYLLTVAHLVCAAAAPRVSLERQVLLEDRDRVRSGRRTCRLYCRVGIGFHLQIHPDGRVNGSHEPDQLSVLELFAVSQGVIGIKGVHGNRFLAMNRRGRLYATDRFSDDCRFRERFQENSYNTYASVVHRNHRTGRDWFVALNKRGKAKMGSSPRVKPQHVATHFLPRLILQDDGERGFTITGRSKERWKTPNPKPLVVKLPAPKPPVVKPPVAKPQMVKPQVPKHPVPPVAKPPVVKPPVPLVVKAVCAGTGPRRTPVKYWPKYRFG